A portion of the Streptomyces sp. NBC_01335 genome contains these proteins:
- a CDS encoding ABC transporter permease subunit has protein sequence MTTPATPPLPQAHPQPEPGPAFHGAPAPGGAPQLSFYVSPIPVRPATFGDALASEWTKIRSVRSTMWTLGTMVALLMGIGMLVAFGVNAASDTGAEADSDVLALGFFGVLLGSICVITLGVLTIASEFGTGMIRTTLTACPSRSRVLTAKAVVFFLLVFVLTTVTTTVVAMLQTAVLGGGSAASGADWLRATVGVGLYTGLLGLLSLGVGTIVRHSAGAITIMIGVVLLPLVLALFMAVEQLNRLREFLFEYSIPSQIAALYDSSVSGSGPSGWDSVAIMFLLTAVVFGGAHLALNRRDV, from the coding sequence ATGACGACGCCGGCCACACCGCCGCTCCCCCAGGCCCACCCGCAGCCCGAGCCGGGACCGGCCTTCCACGGGGCGCCCGCCCCCGGTGGGGCTCCGCAGCTCAGCTTCTACGTCTCGCCGATCCCGGTCCGCCCGGCCACCTTCGGCGACGCGCTCGCCTCCGAGTGGACGAAGATCCGCTCGGTGCGCTCCACGATGTGGACGCTCGGCACCATGGTCGCGCTGCTGATGGGCATCGGGATGCTCGTCGCCTTCGGGGTGAACGCGGCGAGCGACACCGGTGCCGAGGCCGACTCGGACGTGCTGGCTCTCGGCTTCTTCGGGGTGCTGCTCGGCTCGATCTGCGTGATCACGCTCGGCGTGCTGACCATCGCGTCGGAGTTCGGCACCGGCATGATCCGTACGACGCTGACGGCGTGCCCGAGCCGGAGCCGGGTGCTCACGGCGAAGGCGGTCGTCTTCTTCCTGCTGGTCTTCGTCCTCACCACGGTGACGACGACCGTCGTCGCCATGCTCCAGACGGCCGTCCTCGGCGGGGGCTCCGCCGCCTCGGGCGCCGACTGGCTGCGGGCCACGGTCGGGGTCGGGCTCTACACCGGGCTGCTGGGGCTGCTCTCGCTCGGGGTCGGCACGATCGTCCGGCACTCGGCGGGAGCGATCACCATCATGATCGGTGTGGTGCTGCTGCCGCTGGTGCTGGCCCTCTTCATGGCCGTGGAGCAGCTGAACCGGCTCCGGGAGTTCCTCTTCGAGTACTCCATCCCCAGCCAGATCGCCGCGCTCTACGACTCCTCGGTCTCCGGTTCCGGCCCGTCCGGCTGGGACTCGGTGGCGATCATGTTCCTGCTGACCGCCGTCGTGTTCGGCGGCGCCCACCTGGCGCTGAACCGCCGCGACGTCTGA
- a CDS encoding ABC transporter ATP-binding protein: protein MIEAVGLTKRYGAQTAVEDLSFRIRPGMVTGFLGPNGSGKSTTMRMMLGLDRPTAGHVTIGGHPYPSLPNAPRQVGALLDAKAVHGGRSARNHLLSLAQLAGIPAARVDEVLGVVGLREVAGRRSRGYSLGMGQRLGIAAALLGDPQVLLFDEPVNGLDPEGILWVRNLMKSLAAEGRTVFVSSHLMSEMALTADHLIVIGRGRLLSDMSVKEFISVNSADFARIRVAEDAPEPREKLTAALAEAGGRVLSEPDGALRVTGLPLPRISDLAHGADVRLWELSPHQASLEEAYMRMTQHVVDYRSTDDAKAGLRPPTPPYTVPQPDQGAAPYGQQPQGWAQQWYAPAPPGQNPYASAQAAAPGPVAHAAVAPVAAPVQAVPAPASPAPATAAPAQPAPAQPAPASAEQKTSEDPR from the coding sequence ATGATCGAGGCAGTCGGCCTGACCAAGCGTTACGGCGCACAGACGGCCGTGGAGGACCTCTCCTTCCGGATCAGGCCGGGGATGGTCACGGGCTTCCTCGGCCCGAACGGATCGGGCAAGTCCACCACCATGCGGATGATGCTCGGGCTCGACCGGCCGACCGCCGGCCATGTGACGATCGGCGGCCACCCCTACCCGAGCCTGCCGAACGCGCCGCGCCAGGTGGGCGCGCTGCTGGACGCGAAGGCGGTGCACGGCGGGCGCAGCGCCCGCAACCACCTGCTGTCGCTGGCCCAGCTGGCGGGCATCCCGGCCGCGCGGGTCGACGAGGTGCTCGGCGTGGTGGGTCTGCGGGAGGTGGCCGGCCGGCGCTCCAGGGGCTACTCGCTGGGGATGGGGCAGCGGCTCGGCATCGCGGCGGCGCTGCTGGGCGATCCGCAGGTGCTGCTCTTCGACGAGCCGGTCAACGGCCTCGACCCCGAGGGCATCCTCTGGGTCCGCAACCTGATGAAGTCGCTCGCGGCCGAAGGCCGTACGGTCTTCGTCTCCAGCCACCTGATGAGCGAGATGGCGCTGACGGCGGACCATCTGATCGTGATCGGGCGGGGCAGGCTCCTCTCCGACATGAGCGTCAAGGAGTTCATCTCCGTCAACTCCGCGGACTTCGCGCGGATCAGGGTGGCCGAGGACGCGCCGGAGCCGCGCGAGAAGCTGACCGCCGCGCTGGCGGAGGCGGGCGGGCGGGTCCTCTCGGAGCCGGACGGGGCGCTGCGGGTGACCGGGCTGCCGCTGCCGAGGATCAGCGATCTCGCGCACGGGGCGGACGTGCGGCTCTGGGAGCTGTCGCCGCACCAGGCGTCCCTGGAGGAGGCGTACATGCGGATGACGCAGCACGTCGTGGACTACCGTTCGACGGATGACGCGAAGGCGGGGCTCCGGCCGCCCACGCCCCCGTACACCGTCCCCCAGCCCGACCAGGGCGCCGCCCCGTACGGACAGCAGCCGCAGGGGTGGGCGCAGCAGTGGTACGCACCGGCGCCGCCCGGCCAGAACCCGTACGCCTCCGCTCAAGCGGCCGCGCCCGGCCCGGTCGCCCACGCCGCGGTCGCCCCGGTCGCCGCACCCGTACAGGCCGTGCCGGCGCCGGCCTCTCCCGCCCCGGCCACCGCCGCGCCGGCGCAGCCCGCGCCGGCGCAGCCCGCGCCCGCCTCCGCCGAGCAGAAGACCAGCGAGGACCCCCGATGA
- a CDS encoding ABC transporter permease, with amino-acid sequence MASVPAVLTSEWTKIRTVSSTTWTLIAAFVVTVAMGAALSALFKSRFDDLSATERATFDPTFVSFSGMILGQLAMVVFGVLVVGTEYSSGMIRTSLAAVPRRGTLLFSKIAVAGALALVVGLITSFLTFLLGQALLGDHGTDLGADNVLRAVVGGGLYMGLIAVFSMGVAAMLRSSMLSLGILMPFFFLVSQILSSVPGAKTVARYFPDQAGSKIMQVVPDAMGSDEAPYGPWGGLGIMVIWVVAALVGGYLVLRERDA; translated from the coding sequence CCACCTGGACGCTCATCGCGGCGTTCGTCGTCACGGTGGCCATGGGGGCCGCCCTGAGCGCGCTGTTCAAGTCGCGGTTCGACGACCTCTCGGCCACCGAACGGGCCACCTTCGACCCGACCTTCGTCAGCTTCTCCGGGATGATCCTCGGTCAGCTCGCGATGGTCGTCTTCGGCGTGCTGGTGGTCGGTACGGAGTACAGCTCCGGGATGATCCGCACCTCGCTGGCGGCCGTGCCCCGGCGCGGCACGCTCCTCTTCAGCAAGATCGCCGTGGCCGGGGCGCTGGCCCTGGTCGTCGGGCTGATCACCAGCTTCCTCACCTTCCTCCTCGGGCAGGCGCTCCTCGGTGACCACGGCACGGACCTCGGCGCGGACAACGTGCTGCGCGCGGTGGTCGGCGGCGGCCTCTACATGGGGCTCATCGCGGTCTTCTCGATGGGCGTGGCCGCGATGCTGCGGAGCTCGATGCTCTCGCTGGGCATCCTGATGCCCTTCTTCTTCCTCGTGTCGCAGATCCTCTCCTCGGTGCCGGGCGCCAAGACGGTGGCCCGGTACTTCCCGGACCAGGCGGGCTCCAAGATCATGCAGGTGGTGCCGGACGCGATGGGCAGCGACGAGGCGCCTTACGGGCCCTGGGGCGGGCTCGGCATCATGGTGATCTGGGTGGTCGCGGCGCTGGTGGGCGGCTACCTCGTGCTCCGGGAGCGGGACGCGTAG